In Patescibacteria group bacterium, one DNA window encodes the following:
- the atpC gene encoding ATP synthase F1 subunit epsilon, translating to MSKTFKLTVLSAERELYSGEATALTAPTEMGEVTVMAHHIPLVANLHAGELTIKKADGADDYLFAGGGVLEFTPTNECRVLADVAERVSEIDEKAAEEARERAKKAIEAAESEPEVAAAQAALLHAIARLRIAEKNRHLRGRH from the coding sequence ATGTCTAAGACTTTCAAACTTACCGTCCTTTCCGCCGAGCGCGAACTTTATTCTGGCGAAGCGACCGCACTGACTGCGCCGACCGAGATGGGCGAGGTGACTGTGATGGCGCACCACATTCCACTCGTGGCGAATTTGCATGCGGGTGAATTGACGATCAAAAAAGCCGACGGAGCAGACGATTATCTTTTTGCTGGCGGTGGTGTCCTCGAATTCACTCCGACGAATGAGTGCCGCGTGCTCGCGGATGTCGCCGAACGAGTTTCCGAAATTGACGAAAAAGCTGCGGAGGAGGCGCGTGAGCGTGCCAAAAAAGCTATCGAGGCAGCTGAGTCTGAGCCAGAGGTCGCGGCAGCGCAGGCAGCCCTACTGCACGCGATTGCGCGTTTACGCATCGCGGAGAAGAATCGTCATTTGCGCGGACGACACTAG
- the rplQ gene encoding 50S ribosomal protein L17 has product MRHRVNKISRLGRAAGDRGLLIRNLATSLVIHEKIQTTSSKAKALQPVFDRLIVNLKKKPDDREAVRYLKSILLTEKAQKKALSELKVKYAERSSGFTRITPISVQKGDCAPKVQIELI; this is encoded by the coding sequence ATGCGCCATCGTGTCAATAAAATCTCGAGATTAGGCAGAGCAGCTGGCGACCGCGGACTTCTGATTCGCAATCTCGCGACCAGCCTCGTCATTCACGAAAAAATCCAGACGACCTCGTCCAAGGCCAAAGCGCTGCAGCCGGTCTTCGACCGCCTCATCGTGAATCTGAAGAAAAAACCGGACGATCGCGAAGCGGTGCGTTATCTGAAATCAATCTTGCTCACAGAAAAAGCCCAAAAAAAAGCCCTTTCTGAGCTGAAAGTGAAATACGCCGAACGCTCAAGCGGATTCACCCGCATCACGCCGATCAGCGTGCAAAAAGGCGACTGCGCCCCTAAAGTCCAAATTGAATTAATCTAA
- the rpsD gene encoding 30S ribosomal protein S4, whose translation MLYNGPKCRLCRREGKKLFLKGERCNTQKCGFARNPEVPGKYGKNAMGKKTEYHGQLRAKQAGKRVFNLSEKQFKKYYDEANRREGNTADNFIQLLETRLDNAIYRAGFAESRSQARQLVGHSFFQVNGKRAKTPSIQIKVGDKIVIKKADSPLFAGFAKKKDNAPKWLKVDLAKMTAEVVGMPTFEESEQIDTQTIVEFYSR comes from the coding sequence TTGCTTTACAACGGACCGAAATGCCGACTTTGCCGCCGCGAAGGTAAGAAATTGTTTTTGAAGGGCGAGCGCTGCAACACGCAGAAATGCGGATTTGCGCGCAATCCAGAAGTACCTGGCAAATACGGCAAAAACGCGATGGGCAAAAAGACTGAATACCACGGTCAGCTCCGCGCGAAACAAGCCGGCAAACGCGTTTTCAATCTAAGCGAGAAACAGTTCAAGAAATATTACGATGAGGCAAATCGCCGCGAAGGCAATACTGCTGACAATTTCATCCAGCTGCTCGAGACGCGCCTCGACAACGCAATCTATCGCGCCGGTTTCGCGGAATCCCGCAGCCAAGCGCGCCAGCTCGTCGGTCACAGCTTTTTTCAGGTGAATGGCAAACGCGCCAAAACTCCGAGCATCCAGATCAAAGTCGGTGACAAAATCGTCATCAAAAAAGCTGATTCCCCACTGTTCGCCGGTTTCGCGAAGAAGAAAGACAACGCACCGAAATGGCTGAAAGTCGATCTCGCGAAAATGACTGCCGAAGTCGTCGGCATGCCGACCTTCGAAGAAAGCGAGCAAATCGACACCCAAACAATCGTCGAATTCTATTCCCGCTAA
- a CDS encoding sugar phosphate nucleotidyltransferase produces the protein MHKPLQILILAGGVGTRLWPMSRQALPKQFQKLVGQKTLFELAVARARKLASPQNIFVATNQQFTKVVRKQAPKIPAKNIISEPAFRDTATCLGFAAALLEARNPGGVFAVVYADHLIRAEEVFVAKIRAAAELADAGRIAIVEVESEFPATQLGWVAVGQNLPPIQKQKVFALSKFVEKPDLARAKKFHASPKYFWNTGLFVWRSDFLLSKFQAFLPDTFARLQKMTAANFAPKIVTKEYSACQKISIDFAILEKVDPSEIAILPAKLGWSDVGTWESLKNELSKDAENLVENDFVAIESSGNFVKTNSKKFVALVGVRDLVVVETDDAILICGKSHSGKVKDVVKKLEQRLEYRQRLI, from the coding sequence ATGCACAAGCCTCTTCAAATTCTCATTCTCGCGGGTGGTGTCGGCACGCGGCTCTGGCCGATGAGTCGTCAGGCTTTGCCGAAGCAATTTCAAAAGCTCGTCGGGCAAAAAACTCTTTTCGAGCTGGCAGTCGCGCGCGCCCGCAAATTGGCTTCGCCGCAAAATATCTTCGTCGCGACGAATCAGCAATTCACCAAAGTCGTCAGAAAACAGGCTCCCAAGATTCCGGCGAAAAATATTATTTCTGAGCCGGCGTTTCGCGACACCGCGACCTGTCTCGGTTTTGCGGCGGCATTGCTCGAAGCGCGCAATCCCGGCGGAGTTTTCGCGGTGGTCTACGCTGACCATTTGATTCGCGCCGAGGAAGTTTTCGTCGCCAAGATTCGCGCGGCGGCGGAGCTGGCTGATGCTGGAAGAATTGCGATCGTCGAAGTCGAATCCGAATTTCCCGCGACGCAGCTTGGCTGGGTTGCGGTCGGTCAGAATCTGCCACCAATCCAGAAGCAAAAAGTTTTCGCGCTTTCCAAATTCGTCGAAAAACCGGATCTGGCGCGCGCAAAAAAATTCCACGCTTCGCCGAAATATTTTTGGAATACAGGACTCTTCGTCTGGCGCTCGGATTTTTTGCTCTCGAAATTTCAGGCTTTTTTACCAGATACTTTCGCGCGGCTGCAGAAAATGACGGCGGCGAACTTCGCACCAAAAATTGTCACCAAGGAATATTCCGCGTGCCAGAAAATTTCCATCGACTTCGCGATTCTCGAAAAAGTTGACCCGAGTGAGATTGCAATCCTGCCCGCGAAACTCGGCTGGAGTGATGTCGGGACTTGGGAGAGCTTGAAAAATGAGCTTTCCAAAGATGCGGAAAATTTAGTCGAAAATGATTTCGTCGCGATCGAGAGCTCGGGGAATTTCGTCAAAACTAATTCCAAGAAATTCGTCGCGCTGGTCGGCGTCCGCGATTTAGTCGTGGTCGAGACGGACGATGCGATTTTAATCTGCGGAAAATCGCACTCAGGCAAGGTCAAGGATGTTGTCAAAAAATTAGAACAGCGACTTGAATATCGCCAGAGACTAATTTAA
- the rpmJ gene encoding 50S ribosomal protein L36: MKVKPSVKPRCPKCKIIRRKGVVRVICETKRHKQRQG; the protein is encoded by the coding sequence ATGAAAGTTAAACCCTCCGTCAAACCTCGTTGCCCAAAATGCAAAATCATTCGCCGCAAAGGCGTCGTGCGCGTGATTTGCGAAACCAAACGCCACAAACAACGCCAAGGATAG
- a CDS encoding LCP family protein encodes MFQKFATFVRWTLVLIGIYIVFEILSGAYAIVSGGSFVDLIWFFAGNLHTDTEGRTNILLLGTGGENHDGGGGELTDSIIVASYNHELNTLSMLSIPRDFWVEASDGGGMRVNKIYEYERIQLDDEQAALESVAKMASSIANVPIHYYVKVDFTAFSDFVDALGGVKITVDEAIDDPYYPCENLVDYCPFSIAAGTQTLDGKTALEYARSRKTTSDFDRAARQQKIIAALREKAFEKDILTSPTKLKAIWSIFEERVATNLRFREILMLGKIADEFDKQNMATIVLNDEPTAVGGVLYPPDRADYGGAAVLLPLGNDFLRIHAITNILFNHPRVAIEQRAIEVLNGSGRGGIAERAAYALNRYGLNTKRVNNYPGGKLPETTIYIYEESARETAEILQGFVGGQIEFGPVELQKRGFDISLVLGQNWKDLE; translated from the coding sequence ATGTTTCAGAAATTCGCTACTTTCGTGCGCTGGACGCTCGTCCTGATTGGGATTTACATCGTTTTCGAAATTTTAAGCGGAGCTTACGCAATCGTGAGTGGCGGCAGCTTCGTCGACCTGATTTGGTTTTTTGCGGGTAACCTCCATACCGACACGGAAGGTCGCACGAATATTTTGCTGCTCGGCACCGGCGGTGAAAATCACGACGGCGGCGGCGGCGAACTGACCGACTCGATCATCGTCGCAAGCTACAACCATGAATTAAACACGCTTTCGATGCTTTCGATTCCGCGCGATTTTTGGGTGGAAGCGAGCGATGGCGGTGGCATGCGCGTCAATAAAATTTACGAGTACGAAAGAATCCAGCTCGACGACGAGCAAGCGGCACTCGAGTCAGTCGCGAAAATGGCAAGCTCCATCGCCAATGTGCCGATTCATTATTATGTGAAAGTTGATTTCACGGCTTTCAGTGATTTCGTCGATGCGCTCGGCGGAGTGAAAATCACGGTCGATGAAGCCATCGATGACCCGTATTATCCCTGCGAAAATTTGGTCGACTACTGTCCGTTCTCGATCGCTGCCGGTACGCAGACGCTCGATGGTAAGACTGCGCTGGAATACGCCCGCAGCCGCAAGACGACGAGCGATTTCGACCGCGCCGCACGCCAGCAAAAAATCATCGCCGCGCTGCGCGAGAAAGCTTTTGAAAAAGATATTTTAACGAGTCCAACCAAGCTGAAAGCGATTTGGAGCATCTTCGAAGAGCGCGTCGCGACGAATTTACGCTTCCGGGAAATCCTGATGCTCGGTAAAATCGCGGATGAATTCGACAAACAAAATATGGCGACAATCGTACTGAATGACGAGCCGACTGCAGTCGGTGGAGTCCTCTATCCGCCGGATCGCGCCGACTACGGCGGCGCGGCCGTACTGCTCCCGCTCGGCAACGATTTTTTGAGAATTCACGCAATCACAAATATCCTTTTCAATCATCCGCGCGTCGCCATCGAACAACGCGCCATCGAAGTGCTAAATGGCAGCGGTCGGGGTGGCATCGCCGAGCGCGCCGCTTACGCGCTGAATCGCTACGGGCTGAATACGAAGCGGGTCAATAATTATCCGGGCGGCAAACTCCCCGAGACGACGATTTATATTTACGAAGAAAGCGCGCGCGAAACTGCGGAGATTTTGCAGGGCTTCGTCGGCGGTCAGATCGAATTCGGACCAGTCGAACTGCAAAAACGCGGCTTCGACATCTCGCTCGTCCTCGGTCAGAATTGGAAAGACCTGGAATAA
- a CDS encoding DNA-directed RNA polymerase subunit alpha, whose amino-acid sequence MHIIQQEIGLPKIVAKKVGENHTLFAVAPLPNGYGMTLGNAFRRVLLSSLPGAAVAAVKIKGATHEYTTLPGVKDDVLDMLLNLKLLNLKKHSKKATILKLEVKNRSGEVTAKDIEKNSDVEILNPNLVITTLDKKGDLKMEIVVEKDVGYLAAAERQKNNKEVGLIYLDAMFSPIERVRYDVTATRVGQMTNLDKLEIEVKTNGSMTPEDAMKFASNILKSYFDLFNQANEPVEEEFATDPAKVSAAEKAEAAKPLMKNDTLGEPSNEKYTPIETLQFSPRTLNALINGGIGSVEQLVKCSPTKIGELRGFGSKALDEVAEKLAAKGLKLEGEEE is encoded by the coding sequence ATGCATATCATTCAACAAGAAATTGGTTTGCCGAAAATCGTCGCAAAAAAGGTTGGTGAAAATCACACGCTTTTCGCAGTTGCTCCACTTCCGAATGGTTATGGCATGACGCTTGGCAATGCTTTTCGTCGCGTGCTGCTCTCGAGCTTGCCCGGCGCAGCTGTCGCCGCGGTGAAAATCAAAGGCGCGACACATGAGTACACCACACTTCCTGGTGTGAAAGACGATGTGCTCGACATGCTCCTGAATTTGAAATTACTCAATCTGAAAAAACACTCGAAGAAAGCGACCATTTTGAAGCTCGAAGTCAAAAACCGCAGCGGCGAAGTGACCGCGAAAGACATTGAAAAGAATTCGGATGTCGAGATTTTGAATCCGAACCTCGTCATCACGACACTCGACAAAAAAGGCGACCTCAAAATGGAAATCGTCGTCGAGAAAGATGTCGGCTATCTCGCTGCCGCCGAACGCCAGAAGAACAACAAAGAAGTCGGTTTGATCTATCTCGATGCGATGTTCTCGCCGATCGAGCGCGTCCGCTACGATGTCACCGCGACTCGTGTCGGTCAGATGACCAATCTCGACAAGCTCGAAATCGAAGTAAAAACGAATGGCTCGATGACACCGGAAGACGCGATGAAATTCGCCAGCAACATTTTGAAATCCTACTTCGACCTGTTCAATCAAGCGAATGAGCCAGTCGAAGAAGAATTCGCGACTGACCCGGCGAAAGTGAGCGCAGCGGAAAAAGCCGAGGCAGCCAAACCACTCATGAAAAATGACACACTCGGCGAACCGAGCAATGAGAAATACACGCCGATTGAAACACTCCAATTCTCCCCGCGCACTTTGAATGCTTTGATCAATGGTGGTATCGGCTCGGTCGAGCAATTGGTGAAATGCAGCCCAACCAAAATCGGCGAACTGCGTGGCTTCGGCTCGAAAGCACTCGACGAGGTCGCCGAGAAGCTCGCTGCCAAAGGTCTGAAACTCGAAGGCGAAGAAGAATAA
- the rpsM gene encoding 30S ribosomal protein S13, protein MARIAGINLAPEKRIEAALLAITGIGRSLALKVCTDAKVNPDTKAKDLTEKEEEALRAEVAKRPTEGDLRRIVSQNIKLLQDTGSYRGSRHKKRLPVRGQRTRNNARTKRGKRVTMGSGRAKVDKK, encoded by the coding sequence ATGGCTCGTATCGCCGGCATAAATCTCGCTCCCGAAAAACGCATCGAAGCAGCGCTCCTCGCGATTACCGGCATCGGCCGCTCACTCGCGCTCAAGGTTTGCACGGATGCGAAAGTCAATCCGGATACCAAAGCGAAAGATCTGACTGAGAAAGAAGAAGAAGCGCTGCGCGCGGAAGTCGCGAAACGACCAACCGAAGGCGATCTGCGCCGCATCGTGAGTCAAAATATCAAGCTCCTGCAAGACACAGGCTCCTACCGTGGCAGCCGCCATAAGAAAAGACTGCCGGTGCGCGGTCAACGCACGCGAAATAATGCGCGCACGAAACGCGGCAAACGCGTCACGATGGGTTCCGGTCGCGCGAAAGTCGATAAGAAGTAA
- a CDS encoding transposase, translating to MLHKNSQKRIYSSDAIYFVTCKTKNNFPFFREDFFCELWIEELGFCKKIKEFDLFGFCLLPDHFHMVFRPRGNENLSRVMQFLKRHFSRNANQISGHSAEGDISQCRLRDEFKNLSEIISRHGEKVQIFKERIKNSLPKFQWQKSFHDHIIRGDRDFENCLQYTVENFLKHGLPGNWRYTSLNYPKLIDAF from the coding sequence GTGCTCCACAAAAATTCTCAGAAACGGATTTATTCTTCGGATGCGATTTATTTCGTCACATGCAAGACGAAGAATAATTTTCCATTTTTCAGAGAAGATTTTTTCTGCGAACTATGGATTGAGGAATTGGGGTTTTGCAAAAAGATAAAGGAATTCGACCTATTTGGATTTTGCTTGTTGCCGGATCATTTTCACATGGTTTTTCGTCCGAGAGGGAATGAGAATTTATCGCGCGTGATGCAATTTCTGAAGCGTCATTTTTCGAGAAATGCCAATCAAATAAGCGGGCATTCAGCTGAAGGCGACATTAGCCAATGTCGCCTGCGGGATGAATTTAAAAATTTATCCGAAATCATTTCTCGACATGGTGAGAAAGTCCAAATTTTCAAAGAGAGGATTAAAAACAGTTTGCCAAAATTTCAATGGCAAAAATCTTTCCATGACCACATAATCCGTGGCGACCGCGATTTTGAAAATTGTCTCCAATATACGGTGGAAAATTTTCTCAAGCATGGATTGCCGGGAAATTGGCGCTATACTTCACTGAACTATCCAAAATTAATCGATGCTTTCTGA
- a CDS encoding N-acetylmuramoyl-L-alanine amidase: protein MKKLFFAFISLVFLSACQNFDLTTVVVEIPTAANSASFVSPLVRAGEFNAFFFKFTLDGEATATARAFFEVADGSGQLAERDLGIECEGSACSGFAVTPLAAAWKFDLTLSGTVGARAHDFTVETKNLSVREPWNLIPAAAAQMEELGIVARDEWGADENLLLKVDDEEAGASSATANQKCTDWIANHPDEFQTDGRKITTNSTGEELQWPRTYSTEVKKIIVHHSAESGEKDLNGDNKFDKADAEILVQAIYYYHARTRGWGDIGYNFLIDPLGNIYEGRSGGDFVVGGHTYCANIDTIGVAFIGNFQNAMPSADALESGTRLLGELANFYGLDLDEFSDFHGANTRNLVGHRDYGATVCPGNSLYSYLSKLAADAMAYARGNKMSAADYDFSILEKDSPVNVQPFGEATAKFKLKNVGQKAWPAGSQIVVAKAEILRNKTGVAIAGGSEFAVKLTSAVASGGTADLRIPLTAAAKPGRYRFGLALQIGSEELRKFYLVVNVLEPTKLDYQLINALWPPQPFAPATTGKAEITVLNKSDFTWKASGASRMVLQTTDGSISPFTNSAIVGYLTGDTPPGGTANFKMNLTAPSRAGRYYLGFQPAARGGLVLPDYGMQFHISVREPRFSGEILGKSSGADLRFEPGETKNLSLEFRNTSQVDWTPEAFALKILTNEGAKIGTGNLKLPNKVAQNAVVKVEFPVTASTQAGKYLLTLQPLWTAGKIKEMTPIDFLVEVNPPRLTGELVTAPPTFTLAKGATAEVELKLKNTGNVTWNARDVLLQNLPAEPSSLATSSWLSATQPAKLIEASVTPGSVGTFRFVIKKSSDALLENLCVAPMLRGLGRIRGKEINIAVRKPDAPSTANSESSTSSDNSAQPETSAQPETSASSESSASAANSTSSTEPAAATPVVTDASAGPAIRLKLGLEATKITIGGGPFAIEQFGKTLFRGSFADFSLDKLQDGQYVRVLPEGDTILEVPSWWHPNWNGKVNYNKFRGILEVRRMGDTLVLINELSLEEYLAGIAEASPSDPVEKKKTMVILARSYALYYIGPEHRKFPGKAWDGDDSPARFQQYFGYNYEIAGGLPDIVQATRGQVVTFEGRVAKTPYFTSSSGVTKTSVAAGWGAVDFDFVKVVEDPWSCGGTSADAGVRCPDNARGHGVGVSGRGAAGLAKEGKTASEILNYFFNKIEVKKMY from the coding sequence ATGAAAAAACTCTTCTTCGCATTTATCTCGCTCGTTTTTCTTTCGGCGTGTCAAAATTTCGACCTCACTACCGTGGTTGTCGAAATCCCCACAGCTGCGAATTCGGCGAGCTTCGTTTCGCCGCTCGTTCGTGCGGGCGAATTCAACGCTTTCTTTTTCAAATTTACGCTCGACGGAGAGGCGACTGCGACAGCGCGCGCTTTCTTCGAAGTCGCTGACGGAAGCGGACAGCTTGCAGAGCGCGATCTCGGAATCGAGTGCGAGGGTTCCGCTTGCTCAGGTTTCGCGGTGACACCACTCGCCGCAGCGTGGAAATTTGACCTCACGCTTTCCGGTACGGTGGGTGCGCGAGCGCACGACTTCACTGTCGAAACGAAAAATTTGTCAGTGCGTGAGCCGTGGAATTTGATTCCGGCGGCAGCGGCGCAGATGGAAGAACTCGGCATCGTCGCACGGGACGAATGGGGTGCGGATGAAAATTTGCTCCTCAAAGTGGACGACGAAGAGGCGGGGGCGTCGAGTGCGACGGCGAATCAAAAATGCACAGACTGGATAGCGAATCATCCCGACGAATTCCAGACAGACGGTCGCAAAATCACCACGAATTCGACCGGCGAGGAGCTGCAGTGGCCGCGCACTTACTCCACCGAAGTCAAAAAAATCATCGTCCACCATTCTGCGGAGAGCGGGGAAAAAGACCTGAACGGTGATAACAAATTCGACAAGGCCGATGCCGAGATTCTCGTGCAGGCGATTTATTATTACCACGCCCGGACGCGCGGCTGGGGTGACATCGGCTACAATTTCCTGATCGATCCGCTCGGCAATATCTACGAAGGACGGAGTGGTGGTGACTTCGTCGTCGGCGGGCACACTTATTGCGCCAATATAGATACTATCGGCGTTGCGTTCATCGGCAATTTTCAAAACGCCATGCCCTCTGCGGACGCGCTCGAATCAGGTACGCGCTTGCTCGGTGAGTTGGCGAATTTTTACGGACTGGATCTTGACGAATTCTCTGATTTTCACGGAGCGAATACGCGCAATCTCGTCGGTCATCGCGATTACGGCGCGACGGTTTGTCCGGGGAATTCACTTTATTCCTATCTTTCGAAGCTCGCCGCCGATGCGATGGCGTACGCGCGCGGCAACAAAATGAGCGCGGCGGATTACGATTTCAGCATTCTCGAAAAAGATTCGCCGGTCAATGTGCAGCCTTTCGGTGAGGCGACTGCGAAATTTAAGCTGAAAAATGTCGGGCAAAAAGCCTGGCCGGCGGGCTCCCAAATCGTCGTCGCGAAAGCCGAAATCCTGCGCAACAAAACCGGTGTCGCGATTGCGGGCGGTTCGGAATTCGCCGTCAAATTGACTTCGGCTGTCGCGAGTGGCGGGACGGCCGACCTCCGCATTCCGCTCACTGCCGCCGCGAAACCAGGACGCTACCGCTTCGGACTTGCGCTTCAGATTGGCTCTGAGGAGCTGCGCAAATTTTATCTCGTCGTGAATGTGCTCGAGCCGACGAAGCTCGATTACCAATTAATTAACGCGCTTTGGCCGCCGCAGCCTTTCGCACCAGCGACGACCGGCAAGGCTGAGATTACCGTTTTAAACAAATCGGATTTCACTTGGAAAGCGAGCGGAGCGAGCCGCATGGTTTTGCAGACGACGGATGGTTCGATTTCGCCTTTCACGAATTCCGCGATTGTCGGCTATCTCACGGGGGACACGCCTCCCGGTGGAACCGCGAATTTCAAAATGAATCTCACTGCGCCGTCACGGGCGGGGCGTTATTATCTCGGCTTCCAGCCGGCGGCGCGCGGCGGTTTGGTCTTGCCGGATTACGGCATGCAATTTCACATCTCCGTGCGTGAGCCGCGTTTTTCCGGAGAAATTCTCGGTAAATCGAGCGGCGCGGATTTGCGTTTCGAGCCGGGCGAGACCAAGAATCTCTCGCTTGAATTCCGTAATACTTCGCAGGTTGATTGGACACCGGAAGCTTTCGCGCTGAAAATTTTGACCAATGAAGGTGCGAAAATTGGCACCGGTAATTTGAAATTACCGAACAAGGTCGCACAAAACGCGGTCGTCAAAGTCGAATTTCCTGTCACTGCCTCGACTCAGGCGGGCAAATATCTGCTCACGCTGCAGCCGCTCTGGACGGCTGGCAAAATCAAGGAAATGACGCCGATTGATTTCTTGGTCGAGGTGAATCCGCCACGCCTCACGGGCGAGCTCGTCACCGCACCGCCGACTTTCACTCTTGCGAAGGGCGCGACGGCGGAGGTCGAATTGAAACTCAAAAACACGGGCAATGTGACCTGGAATGCGCGCGATGTTCTGCTCCAAAACTTGCCGGCCGAACCGTCGTCGCTCGCGACGAGCAGCTGGCTGTCCGCCACTCAGCCGGCGAAGCTGATTGAGGCATCGGTCACACCTGGCAGTGTCGGGACTTTTCGTTTCGTGATCAAAAAGAGTTCGGACGCTTTGCTCGAGAATTTATGCGTCGCGCCGATGCTGCGCGGACTCGGTCGCATCCGCGGTAAGGAAATTAACATTGCCGTCAGAAAACCAGATGCGCCAAGCACTGCCAATTCCGAGAGTTCCACGAGTTCGGACAATTCCGCGCAACCAGAAACCTCTGCGCAACCAGAAACTTCCGCTAGTTCGGAAAGCTCCGCCAGTGCGGCGAATTCCACCAGCTCCACCGAGCCAGCAGCAGCGACACCTGTTGTGACGGATGCGTCGGCCGGACCGGCGATTCGCCTCAAGCTCGGACTCGAAGCGACCAAGATCACGATTGGCGGAGGACCATTTGCGATTGAGCAATTTGGCAAGACACTTTTCCGCGGCAGTTTCGCTGATTTTTCGCTCGACAAATTACAAGACGGTCAGTATGTGCGCGTCTTGCCCGAGGGCGACACGATTCTCGAAGTGCCGAGTTGGTGGCATCCGAATTGGAATGGCAAAGTGAATTACAACAAATTCCGCGGTATTCTCGAAGTGCGGCGCATGGGCGACACTTTGGTTTTGATCAATGAGCTGTCGCTCGAAGAGTATCTCGCTGGCATCGCCGAAGCTTCGCCGAGCGATCCAGTCGAAAAGAAAAAGACGATGGTCATTCTCGCGCGCAGTTACGCGCTTTATTACATCGGACCGGAGCATCGCAAATTTCCCGGCAAAGCCTGGGACGGTGACGATTCACCGGCGCGCTTCCAACAATACTTCGGCTACAATTACGAAATCGCGGGCGGACTGCCGGACATCGTCCAGGCGACGCGCGGTCAGGTTGTCACTTTCGAGGGACGCGTCGCGAAAACGCCTTATTTCACGAGCTCCAGTGGTGTTACTAAAACCTCTGTCGCGGCTGGTTGGGGTGCGGTCGATTTCGACTTCGTAAAAGTCGTCGAAGATCCGTGGAGTTGCGGCGGGACTTCCGCGGACGCGGGCGTGCGCTGTCCGGACAATGCGCGCGGTCACGGTGTCGGCGTCTCGGGTCGTGGCGCGGCTGGTCTGGCGAAGGAAGGCAAGACTGCGAGTGAGATTTTGAATTATTTTTTCAATAAGATTGAAGTGAAGAAAATGTATTAA
- the rplM gene encoding 50S ribosomal protein L13: MKTTLPKVSEISAKAKWFLIDAEGKTVGKVATEAARRLTGKFRIDFTPHLDLGDGVIIVNAEKVQFTGKKWTDKLYRTHSGYRGNLKEIAAEDLFKKNPARVFELAVAGMLPKNKMKDPRLCRLKIFVGAEHTHTAQKPEVIEIK; encoded by the coding sequence ATGAAAACCACTCTTCCCAAAGTTTCCGAAATTTCCGCGAAAGCGAAATGGTTTCTGATTGATGCCGAAGGCAAAACCGTCGGCAAAGTCGCGACTGAAGCCGCACGCCGTTTGACTGGCAAATTCCGCATTGACTTCACGCCACACCTCGATCTCGGCGACGGCGTCATCATCGTGAATGCGGAGAAAGTGCAATTCACCGGCAAGAAATGGACGGACAAACTTTACCGCACTCACTCCGGTTATCGCGGCAACTTGAAAGAAATTGCAGCGGAAGATTTGTTTAAGAAAAATCCAGCGCGCGTCTTCGAGCTCGCAGTCGCAGGTATGCTGCCGAAGAACAAGATGAAAGATCCCCGCCTCTGCCGTTTGAAGATTTTTGTCGGCGCGGAACACACGCACACCGCGCAGAAACCTGAAGTTATCGAAATCAAATAA
- the rpsK gene encoding 30S ribosomal protein S11, whose product MAEKVKKTAKTAAKPAPKKVKSKKKKIRRVVPHGFAHILAGMNNTLVTITDESHATLVWASSGASGFKGARKSTPYAAQVAAKNAAEKCKEFGLESVEVFVKGIGPGREQAVRGLSSAGVEVNSITDKTTYPHGGCRKRRPRRV is encoded by the coding sequence TTGGCTGAAAAAGTAAAAAAGACCGCAAAGACTGCCGCGAAACCTGCTCCGAAAAAGGTCAAGAGCAAGAAGAAGAAAATTCGCCGCGTCGTTCCTCACGGCTTCGCCCATATTTTGGCGGGAATGAACAACACACTCGTGACGATTACCGACGAATCCCACGCCACCCTGGTCTGGGCGAGCTCCGGTGCGAGCGGATTCAAGGGCGCGCGCAAGTCGACGCCTTATGCCGCACAAGTCGCCGCGAAAAATGCTGCTGAGAAATGCAAAGAGTTTGGATTGGAATCTGTCGAAGTCTTCGTCAAAGGTATCGGACCCGGACGCGAACAAGCTGTCCGCGGACTTTCTTCCGCCGGAGTCGAGGTCAACTCCATCACTGATAAAACAACCTATCCTCACGGCGGTTGCCGCAAACGCCGCCCGCGTCGCGTTTAG